In Montipora foliosa isolate CH-2021 chromosome 13, ASM3666993v2, whole genome shotgun sequence, one DNA window encodes the following:
- the LOC137982143 gene encoding methylcrotonoyl-CoA carboxylase subunit alpha, mitochondrial-like, translated as MASPLARKLIAWIRLRHINRTRLATIIGAQYSTGPKVIKKVVIANRGEIACRVMKTARKMGIRTVAVYSDADENSMHVDMADEAFHIGAAASRESYLKMEKIIEVTKKCGAQAIHPGYGFLSEKPEFAELCEKEGMIFIGPPPSAIRDMGIKSTSKEIMGNAGVPIIEGYHGKDQSDERLRQEAERIGYPVMLKAVRGGGGKGMRIVMTPEEFDDALESARRESLKSFNDENMLVEKYVDTPRHVEVQVFADNFGNTVYLFERDCSVQRRHQKIIEEAPAPDVSSEVRRKIGEAAVRAARAVGYVGAGTVEFIMDKAQNFYFMEMNTRLQVEHPVTEMITGQDLVEWQLRVAAGETLPLSQEDIQLIGHSFEARIYAEDPDSDFLPGAGPLLHLATPQPSDRVRVETGVRQGDEVSVHYDPMIAKLVVWSENRDKALSLLKESLQQYHVVGLSTNIAFLTSLCEHSHFKNGDVHTDFIKHHYQDLFPARSPLCYEILAQACLGLLLLERDEKKLQAVASSDPFSEWNSHGSFRPNGMARKRIWLYDGDEKISMIVCYNKDGSFTLEIEGHCIHMKGKLRSERSRKCLTANLDGRIFKSWLIDQGGTIHLFTKEGCHKLRRPVPKFLRGGPSNASQTTALAPMTGTIVKVFVESGQSVEEGETLVIMEAMKMEHVIRAPKTGIIDRVIYSAGEAVERHAQLVQFQE; from the exons ATGGCTTCTCCATTGGCACGAAAGTTAATCGCCTGGATCAGATTGCGTCACATAAACAG GACACGATTAGCGACAATAATTGGTGCACAATATTCCACTG GTCCAAAAGTAATCAAGAAAGTTGTGATAGCCAACAGAGGGGAGATTGCTTGCAGAGTGATGAAAACAGCAAGAAAAATGGGAATAAGAACAGTTGCAGTTTACAGTGATGCAGATGAGAATTCAATGCATGTAGATATG gcAGATGAAGCTTTTCATATTGGAGCAGCAGCCTCAAGAGAAAGTTATCTCAAAATGGAAAAGATCATTGAAGTTACAAAGAAATGTGGGGCACAG GCTATTCATCCTGGTTATGGATTTCTGTCAGAGAAGCCAGAATTTGCAGAGCTTTGTGAGAAGGAAGGCATGATATTCATTGGACCACCACCATCAGCCATCAGGGATATGGGAATTAAGAG CACATCCAAAGAAATCATGGGTAATGCTGGAGTACCAATAATTGAGGGTTACCATGGCAAAGACCAATCAGATGAAAGATTGAGGCAGGAGGCAGAGAGAATAGG ATATCCTGTTATGTTGAAAGCTGTTAGAGGAGGAGGAGGGAAAGGAATGAGGATTGTAATGACACCTGAAGAGTTTGACGATGCTTTAGAGTCGGCCAGAAGAGAGTCTCTCAAGTCTTTTAATGACGAAAACATGCTGGTGGAGAAATATGTTGACACTCCAAG GCATGTGGAGGTTCAAGTATTTGCTGACAACTTTGGAAATACTGTTTACCTGTTTGAAAGAGATTGTAGTGTACAGAGACGACATCAGAAGATCATTGAGGAGGCTCCAGCCCCAGATGTGTCATCAGAAGTGAGAAGGAAAATTGGTGAAGCAGCAGTCAGAGCAGCAAGAGCTGTAGGTTATGTTGGTGCAG GTACTGTTGAGTTTATCATGGACAAAGCCCAGAATTTTTACTTCATGGAAATGAATACTAGGCTACAA GTTGAGCATCCCGTGACTGAGATGATCACCGGGCAAGATCTTGTTGAATGGCAACTTCGGGTTGCAGCAGGTGAAACTCTTCCTCTCTCACAAGAGGACATACAATTAATAGGACATTCCTTTGAGGCAAGGATTTATGCTGAGGATCCTGATAG TGATTTTCTGCCAGGAGCCGGTCCCCTCTTGCACTTAGCAACACCTCAACCATCAGACAGGGTTAGAGTCGAAACAGGTGTAAGGCAAG GGGATGAGGTGTCAGTTCATTATGATCCAATGATAGCAAAACTTGTAGTGTGGTCAGAAAATAGAGATAAGGCTTTGTCATTActaaaagaatctcttcaacaATATCAT GTCGTGGGATTAAGTACAAATATTGCTTTCCTAACAAGTCTATGTGAGCACAGCCATTTTAAGAATGGAGATGTGCACACTGATTTTATAAAG CACCACTATCAAGACCTGTTTCCAGCCAGATCGCCATTATGCTATGAAATACTGGCTCAAGCTTGTCTGGGGCTCTTACTTCTTGAAAGAGATGAAAAGAAACTACAGGCTGTTGCATCAAGTG ATCCTTTCTCAGAGTGGAATTCTCACGGTAGCTTTAGACCAAATGGCATGGCTAGAAAGAGAATATGGCTTTATGATGGAGATGAAA AGATTTCTATGATTGTTTGTTACAATAAAGATGGAAGTTTTACATTAGAG ATTGAAGGTCATTGTATCCACATGAAAGGAAAGCTACGGTCAGAGCGCTCCCGAAAATGTCTCACAGCGAACTTAGATGGGCGGATATTTAAATCTTGGCTTATTGATCAAGGAGGAACCATCCACTTATTCACCAAG GAAGGTTGTCATAAGCTTCGTCGTCCAGTTCCCAAGTTCCTGAGGGGCGGTCCCTCGAATGCCTCCCAAACAACAGCACTGGCACCAATGACCGGAACGATCGTCAAG GTATTCGTTGAATCCGGACAGAGTGTTGAAGAAGGTGAAACGCTAGTCATCATGGAAGCAATGAAAATGGAG CACGTTATTCGAGCACCAAAGACGGGAATCATAGATAGAGTTATTTACTCTGCTGGAGAGGCAGTGGAGAGACATGCACAATTGGTACAATTTCAAGAGTAA